In a single window of the Candidatus Eisenbacteria bacterium genome:
- a CDS encoding PorV/PorQ family protein: MNRAYRTGTLLAAAALAVSLAAPAFAVSDGAPQSIAPLMTPNARAAGMGQCFVSIADDATAGFWNPAGLAWQTGPDVVLMYSKLAEGLADDISYNYLAYSRPMWGGGLGVSMIFLNLGMSDIISEDGALLGDFNSFDFIPMVSYGATLTPDLAYGATFKFIYSRLSPDIKELGIDDGTGVSIAGDLAMLYRIPGLGVQAGVLVQNMGLDITYNDQNQPEDLPRNVKAGVTWYVLDNQLNKLLLTAEVTKNLVYWEGEAIDKFGAEYVYYDMAAGRIGYIYDWEGKITDITFGLGFKIKSIGLRFDWASVPQAEDLPRVNRFALGFNY, encoded by the coding sequence ATGAACCGAGCGTACCGTACCGGAACCCTGTTGGCGGCGGCGGCCCTGGCCGTTTCGCTCGCGGCGCCGGCCTTCGCCGTCTCCGACGGGGCTCCTCAGTCGATCGCCCCGCTCATGACGCCCAACGCGCGCGCCGCGGGGATGGGACAGTGTTTCGTGTCCATCGCCGACGACGCCACCGCCGGATTCTGGAACCCCGCCGGTCTCGCCTGGCAGACCGGGCCGGACGTGGTGCTGATGTACTCCAAACTCGCCGAGGGCTTGGCGGACGACATCTCCTACAACTACCTGGCCTACTCGCGGCCGATGTGGGGGGGCGGACTCGGCGTCTCCATGATCTTCCTGAACCTGGGGATGTCGGACATCATCTCCGAAGACGGCGCCCTGCTCGGGGACTTCAACTCCTTCGACTTCATCCCCATGGTTTCCTACGGCGCCACGCTGACGCCGGACCTCGCCTACGGCGCGACCTTCAAGTTCATCTATTCGCGTCTCTCGCCGGACATCAAGGAACTGGGGATCGACGACGGCACGGGGGTCTCCATCGCCGGCGACCTCGCCATGCTCTACCGGATCCCGGGGCTCGGCGTTCAGGCCGGCGTGCTCGTCCAGAACATGGGGCTGGACATCACCTACAACGACCAGAACCAGCCGGAGGACCTGCCGCGGAACGTGAAGGCGGGAGTCACCTGGTACGTGCTGGACAATCAGCTCAACAAGCTCCTCCTGACCGCCGAGGTGACCAAGAACCTCGTCTATTGGGAAGGGGAAGCGATCGACAAGTTCGGCGCCGAGTACGTGTATTACGACATGGCCGCCGGCCGGATCGGCTATATCTACGATTGGGAAGGGAAGATCACCGACATCACCTTCGGCCTCGGTTTCAAGATCAAGTCGATCGGTCTTCGTTTCGATTGGGCCAGCGTCCCCCAGGCGGAGGATCTTCCGAGGGTGAACCGTTTCGCGCTCGGTTTCAATTACTAG
- a CDS encoding acetyl-CoA carboxylase carboxyltransferase subunit alpha, whose amino-acid sequence MAEAFLEFEKPIAELEARIEDLRRLADQEGLEVADELHKLEKKADKLRRDVFSKLTRWQRVQLARHPLRPYSLDYVSRMMDDFIELHGDRLFADDGAIVAGLATFEGRRIVLIGQQKGRDTKEKLKRNFGSAHPEGYRKALRMMHMGAKFRLPVVCFVDTQGAFPGIGAEERGQARAIAENILVMTRLPTPIVIVIIGEGGSGGALAVAVGDRVLMQENAVYSVISPEGCAAILWKDRAMAERAADALRISAPDMIEQGVVDVLVEEPLGGAHRDVEAATGFLRAALRDVLADLDGIPIDRLLEERAQKYLRIGPFHEEGGGVSKG is encoded by the coding sequence ATGGCCGAGGCCTTTCTCGAATTCGAAAAACCGATCGCCGAGCTGGAGGCGAGGATCGAGGACCTGCGCCGCCTCGCCGACCAGGAGGGGCTCGAGGTCGCCGACGAGCTGCACAAGCTCGAAAAGAAGGCGGACAAACTCCGCCGGGACGTGTTCAGCAAACTCACCCGGTGGCAGAGGGTGCAGCTCGCCCGCCATCCCCTGCGCCCCTACAGCCTGGATTACGTCTCCCGCATGATGGACGACTTCATCGAGCTGCACGGCGATCGGCTCTTCGCGGACGACGGCGCGATCGTCGCCGGCCTCGCCACGTTCGAGGGACGGCGGATCGTTTTGATCGGCCAGCAGAAGGGGCGGGACACCAAGGAGAAGCTGAAGAGAAACTTCGGCTCCGCCCACCCGGAGGGGTATCGGAAGGCGCTCCGCATGATGCACATGGGCGCCAAGTTTCGTCTTCCCGTCGTCTGTTTCGTCGACACGCAGGGGGCTTTCCCCGGAATAGGCGCCGAGGAGAGGGGACAGGCGCGGGCGATCGCCGAGAACATCCTGGTGATGACCCGTCTCCCCACGCCGATCGTGATCGTCATCATCGGCGAAGGGGGGAGCGGGGGCGCGCTCGCCGTCGCCGTCGGAGACCGGGTCCTGATGCAGGAGAACGCGGTCTACTCCGTGATCTCGCCGGAGGGATGCGCCGCCATTCTTTGGAAAGACCGCGCCATGGCGGAGCGCGCGGCGGATGCGCTCCGAATCTCCGCGCCGGACATGATCGAGCAAGGCGTGGTCGATGTGTTGGTGGAGGAGCCGCTCGGCGGGGCGCACAGGGACGTGGAGGCGGCCACCGGTTTTCTCCGCGCGGCGCTCCGCGATGTCCTCGCCGACCTGGACGGCATCCCCATCGACCGGCTCCTCGAGGAGCGGGCCCAGAAGTATCTGCGGATCGGACCCTTTCACGAGGAGGGGGGCGGCGTCTCCAAGGGATGA
- the porU gene encoding type IX secretion system sortase PorU, with product MRAERLREGIRAVAAAAVLLGATLPAAAGDAVRIVEQNESGLILHFVLPELRETARGEETIALDAEGFSRVALPGMPSVPIRDFVIALPPGASAVLEVTAERVERTDRYRIAPVPLLTRDEEPIVPDDPDFLRPLGASGWARLSEPTRLRDQRVATLSLLPVLHDWESGETAILREGTIRVRFRGGERSGSPRVSGREDRFEPVYRGVLLNYESSREWRSAPEAPAGKRLEETDSFSSAAEWIRIEVDSLGLYRVTYEDLVAAGLTDPRGSIGNARKIRMYTGTGLPLPEMETLPRPAWMEQAAIRVVGEEDGSFDPGDRIEFYGVPLSAWLGELVPDTTLFWEHVEHPWANRNVYWLAWGEGFSEPVKARISEAAAGSGVAGAATALPKSTFMDRIHLEENKVQDLTRYGDDGWFFEEYTPTQSSRFHDPYLTDADITREANLRIQFYHRSLETQQQYCGNEVAWIKLNADPDSARFPWDSCRKQVDTTVVFHGGVGEPDTIVTSHIMPARFDSTGYTIRNGYNRVVITARGRQQFYLSWIEVGYERFLRARNEKLHFRFEDEGMLRVPIQGMNAADARVFDVSDPGNIVEMTGFASSGDSIVLWLSPNGGASYHAANDAAWRTPPLVERIVPAGLRNTSSGAEYLVICYDDFLAPIRDLINHRSAEYSTRLVKLSDVYNEFSWGVPDPAAVRDFVSFAYHNWPEGERPLFLLLVGDATSEFKDYTLSTFETLLPTRFRIDPAGSSVMTYAADDYFTYVDPIEGGRDWAPDLAIGRFPVNSAGEAEILVQKVIEYETDPDLGSWKNRFLFLADDEIKAGTTSGYDCGFLLTHTEDCDAAAKAIPSSYDRDKLYMVEYPLSSAGLKPLAKEDYIGWIRDGFLLSNYLGHGGTDKMADEDLFSTPDVAPEILINGGRLHIFCAYSCSIGSFDLLDKNSIAEILLKMRGAGAIGSFSSNAPAFGNASNQLNVRFIRSLLPEQNRTVPIGFAAQTAKALSGDFFYAQKQNDEKYTLLADPALRIAVPRYDVRLQGGGGIEFQKGTVDTLFGEVVDSLGARIAGFNGLADIEIKGMADTSGYSFLDMWCTGTSSNPRELSVDYSLYGPTFFRGTVEVAGGVFAAPYFVPLDTRTGDLGRARAYVYDASGGRDGAGGTDSVSIIPEPPGAVFEDQEGPSVEITVDGAPFRDGISFTRNALFRLRLEDQSGINLQEIDNYFTVHMVIDRGQPVVLSSYFAYDTGSYRKGDLSVRFSEIAGTFLSEGVHELSIRAADNLNNRTELDYQIFLVGEDEQLAFRSPVLNYPNPFDPERHGKTDIVVDLSRSAGVTVQVLTTTGKRIKELRGNTASGGLRLQIGWDGTDQDGDRVANGVYLVRVVAVTDDGSQKAEEIGKAVVLRGAR from the coding sequence ATGCGAGCGGAAAGGCTGCGCGAGGGGATCCGAGCGGTGGCGGCCGCGGCCGTCCTTCTCGGCGCGACCCTCCCGGCGGCGGCCGGCGACGCGGTCCGGATCGTCGAACAGAACGAGAGCGGGCTGATTCTCCATTTCGTTCTGCCCGAGCTGCGTGAAACCGCCCGGGGCGAGGAGACGATCGCTCTGGACGCGGAGGGATTCTCCCGAGTCGCCCTTCCGGGAATGCCCTCCGTGCCGATCCGGGACTTCGTGATCGCCCTTCCGCCCGGCGCCTCCGCCGTTTTGGAGGTGACGGCGGAGCGCGTGGAGAGAACGGATCGTTATCGAATCGCCCCGGTGCCCCTTCTCACCCGGGACGAAGAGCCGATCGTTCCCGACGATCCCGATTTTCTGCGGCCGCTCGGTGCGAGCGGCTGGGCGCGCCTCTCGGAGCCGACCCGTCTACGGGATCAGCGGGTGGCGACCCTCTCCCTCTTGCCGGTCCTGCACGACTGGGAGAGCGGGGAGACGGCGATTTTGCGCGAGGGGACGATCCGAGTCCGTTTCCGTGGAGGGGAACGCTCCGGTTCGCCGCGCGTCTCCGGCCGGGAGGACCGCTTCGAGCCGGTCTACCGGGGCGTTCTCTTGAACTATGAAAGTTCCCGGGAATGGCGGTCCGCACCCGAGGCGCCGGCGGGGAAGCGTCTCGAGGAGACGGACAGCTTCTCCTCCGCCGCCGAGTGGATCCGGATCGAGGTGGATTCTCTCGGGCTCTACCGCGTCACCTACGAAGATCTCGTCGCGGCCGGGTTGACGGACCCGCGGGGCTCCATCGGCAACGCCCGCAAAATCCGGATGTACACCGGGACGGGCCTCCCTCTTCCGGAGATGGAGACGCTCCCCCGGCCCGCCTGGATGGAACAGGCGGCGATCCGCGTGGTCGGCGAGGAGGACGGCTCCTTCGACCCGGGGGACCGGATCGAGTTCTACGGCGTTCCCTTGAGCGCCTGGCTCGGCGAGCTGGTGCCGGACACCACGCTCTTCTGGGAGCACGTGGAGCATCCCTGGGCGAATCGGAACGTCTATTGGCTCGCCTGGGGGGAGGGCTTCTCCGAGCCGGTGAAGGCGCGTATCTCCGAGGCGGCCGCCGGCTCCGGCGTCGCCGGCGCGGCGACGGCGCTTCCCAAGAGCACCTTCATGGATCGGATCCATCTGGAGGAGAACAAGGTCCAAGACCTCACCCGTTACGGCGACGACGGTTGGTTTTTCGAGGAGTACACGCCGACGCAGAGCAGTCGATTCCACGATCCTTATCTCACGGACGCCGATATCACCCGGGAGGCGAACCTGCGGATCCAGTTCTACCACCGTTCTCTGGAGACTCAGCAGCAGTACTGCGGCAACGAGGTCGCTTGGATCAAACTGAACGCGGACCCCGACTCCGCCCGCTTCCCCTGGGACAGCTGCCGGAAGCAGGTGGACACCACCGTCGTATTCCACGGCGGCGTCGGCGAGCCGGACACCATCGTGACGAGCCACATCATGCCCGCCCGCTTCGACAGCACGGGCTACACCATTCGGAACGGCTACAACCGGGTCGTCATCACCGCCCGGGGACGGCAGCAATTCTATCTCTCCTGGATCGAAGTGGGATACGAGCGTTTCCTTCGCGCGAGGAACGAGAAGCTGCACTTCCGTTTCGAGGACGAAGGGATGCTTCGCGTCCCGATCCAGGGGATGAACGCCGCCGACGCGCGGGTTTTCGACGTCAGCGATCCCGGGAACATCGTGGAGATGACCGGGTTCGCCTCCTCCGGAGACAGCATCGTTCTCTGGCTTTCGCCGAACGGCGGGGCGAGCTATCACGCCGCGAACGACGCGGCCTGGAGGACGCCGCCGCTGGTGGAGAGGATCGTTCCGGCGGGTCTCCGCAACACCTCTTCCGGCGCCGAATACCTGGTGATCTGCTATGACGATTTTCTTGCGCCGATACGGGATCTGATCAACCATCGCTCCGCCGAGTACTCCACCCGTCTGGTGAAGCTCTCGGACGTGTACAACGAGTTCTCCTGGGGAGTGCCCGATCCGGCGGCGGTGAGGGACTTCGTCTCCTTCGCCTACCACAACTGGCCGGAAGGAGAGCGTCCTCTTTTCCTCCTCCTCGTCGGGGATGCCACCTCCGAGTTCAAGGACTACACCCTTTCCACATTCGAGACATTGCTCCCCACGCGCTTCCGGATCGATCCGGCCGGCAGCTCGGTGATGACCTACGCCGCCGACGACTACTTCACCTACGTGGATCCGATCGAGGGGGGAAGGGACTGGGCGCCGGACCTGGCGATCGGCCGATTCCCGGTGAATTCCGCGGGGGAGGCGGAGATTCTCGTTCAAAAGGTGATCGAGTACGAGACCGATCCCGACCTGGGATCCTGGAAGAACCGGTTCCTCTTCCTCGCCGACGACGAGATCAAAGCGGGGACGACGAGCGGGTACGATTGCGGGTTCCTTCTCACGCACACGGAGGATTGCGACGCCGCGGCGAAGGCGATCCCCTCCTCCTACGACCGGGACAAGTTATACATGGTCGAGTACCCGCTCAGCTCGGCCGGCCTCAAGCCGCTCGCCAAGGAGGACTACATCGGCTGGATCCGGGACGGCTTCCTCCTCTCCAACTACCTGGGGCACGGCGGCACGGACAAGATGGCCGACGAGGACCTCTTCTCCACGCCGGACGTGGCGCCGGAAATTCTCATCAACGGCGGGCGGCTCCATATCTTCTGCGCCTATTCCTGCTCCATCGGGAGCTTCGACCTGCTCGACAAGAACTCGATCGCCGAAATCCTTCTGAAGATGCGGGGGGCGGGCGCGATCGGCTCCTTCTCCTCCAACGCGCCCGCGTTCGGCAACGCCAGTAACCAGCTGAATGTCCGCTTCATCCGGAGCCTTCTGCCCGAGCAGAACCGGACCGTGCCGATCGGTTTCGCCGCCCAAACGGCGAAGGCGCTCAGCGGAGATTTCTTCTACGCGCAGAAACAGAACGACGAGAAATACACCCTTCTGGCGGATCCCGCCCTCCGGATCGCGGTCCCGCGTTACGACGTGCGTCTCCAGGGGGGCGGCGGGATCGAGTTCCAGAAAGGGACCGTCGACACCCTATTCGGCGAGGTGGTCGATTCCCTCGGCGCCCGGATCGCCGGTTTCAACGGGCTGGCGGACATCGAGATCAAGGGAATGGCGGACACGTCCGGGTACTCCTTCCTCGATATGTGGTGCACCGGCACCTCATCGAACCCGCGGGAGCTTTCGGTCGATTACAGCCTCTACGGCCCCACCTTCTTCCGCGGCACCGTGGAGGTGGCGGGCGGGGTCTTCGCCGCCCCCTACTTCGTCCCCCTGGACACCCGGACCGGCGACCTCGGCAGGGCGCGGGCCTATGTGTACGACGCCTCCGGCGGTCGGGACGGCGCGGGCGGCACGGATTCCGTAAGCATCATCCCGGAGCCGCCGGGCGCGGTTTTCGAGGACCAGGAGGGACCGTCGGTGGAGATCACCGTCGACGGCGCCCCCTTCCGGGACGGCATCAGCTTCACCCGGAACGCGCTCTTCCGGCTTCGCCTCGAGGACCAAAGCGGCATCAACCTGCAGGAGATCGACAATTACTTCACGGTTCACATGGTGATCGATCGCGGCCAGCCGGTGGTGCTCTCTTCCTATTTCGCCTATGATACAGGCAGTTACCGGAAGGGAGATCTGTCGGTCCGCTTCTCCGAAATCGCCGGCACCTTCCTCTCGGAGGGGGTGCATGAGCTGTCGATCCGGGCGGCCGACAACCTGAACAACCGGACCGAACTGGACTATCAGATCTTTCTCGTCGGCGAGGACGAACAACTCGCGTTCCGCTCTCCCGTGCTCAATTATCCGAATCCCTTCGATCCGGAGCGGCACGGGAAAACGGATATCGTCGTGGACCTCTCCCGGAGCGCGGGCGTGACGGTGCAGGTCTTGACGACCACGGGAAAAAGAATAAAGGAATTAAGAGGAAACACGGCTTCCGGCGGGCTGCGTCTGCAGATCGGCTGGGACGGAACGGACCAGGACGGGGACAGGGTCGCGAACGGCGTGTACCTGGTTCGCGTGGTGGCCGTGACGGATGACGGCTCCCAAAAGGCCGAAGAGATCGGCAAGGCCGTCGTGCTCCGCGGGGCGCGCTAG
- a CDS encoding immune inhibitor A has translation MKRNIVAGLALFLSALPFCVNPASGGEREVRLRGLSAVSSAGARAESPRLRRFPDVIGSGPLRPILPGSGRTYEDILAGKALAPEATLRIALFRIEFENDSAGDLTTGDGRFDLSDGRDTWLIDAPPHDSTYMDTHMQVLGRFLYAQSYGRVNLEWRIFPDDPRAAYRLDDTADYLPAGSPGSWTMQDQTDHLIQFCVDAIRLVDDTDSNVVFADYDGFMLVHAGPDLQTDVNGDSPGDIPSFFLSFGDEDEIFVDKRSEGDSLRVNGVTVVPEYASQDGFWFGLNGVIAHEMGHQLGLPDLYNTAYSWPAIGYWGLMDSGGLLSIDAGDVYLGSVIPASFCAWSKAYLGWVRPEVITSSRALRLACATDLEPVEDLPRYAVVPVNDKEYYLLENRCGLAEGAFAAKLDTVNNVILGPVSDDEEERFTYDYDYALPGWGLLVWHINERKLDPESLFWTNDVNVDYFDRGVELEEADGIKDLGNPYSAYWEGSAYDPYYEGNAVRFGPDTAPNSNLTDGAPSLVTIDGVGPPGRIIDLTLELGRAVPGWPVPLHEDTLAVIPSGLVAAATGAGNAIAAFWSVVDTAGVEHPWLTVASPGDTSGPTLQRVAAPGPLRGRPVAGDAVPALPGEEILAILGGRAYRIDPSAEEVLIDLGSCGAAGVLAGPILLNVTEDEGLEMVLAEGESLSVYGVDENAVRVVLREHLPYGILSNLTAPRMEDGTPVVVYVAGDGVIDVDTLNGAPAAKRGPAAVAKREGGAPPVTVFAADLDGEPGQEIVFVTDYGTVGALTGDGSAYLPGWPDSVEGGTTGEPFLCDRNGDGEPEIAIPAGPRLVLLEKNGVLAEDTPYGIPPYLDFGYDLGGNGIAGAIAGENIVAPLVGDGGGRIWLWEKKEKAFEGWPVSTGSGASAVVAAAIPGAAETALFSLPDDGFLYAFPAAEIDLARLLWAGPGGGGEGRFSARDEALAEPHSPGGGAAIARAYVYPNPARGEEATVRYRLTAPADVTVRLHDLTGERVSVVLSEPTGYFGENEVVIRTGDLASGLYFVRVEAGSEVELVKLAVLR, from the coding sequence ATGAAACGAAACATCGTCGCGGGATTGGCGCTCTTTCTCTCCGCGCTCCCGTTCTGCGTGAATCCCGCGTCGGGTGGGGAAAGGGAGGTCCGCCTGCGCGGGCTCTCCGCCGTCTCGTCGGCCGGCGCGCGCGCCGAGTCGCCCCGCCTCCGCCGATTTCCGGACGTGATCGGATCGGGTCCTCTCCGCCCGATCCTTCCCGGTTCGGGGCGGACCTACGAAGACATTCTCGCCGGCAAGGCGCTCGCCCCGGAGGCCACGCTCCGGATCGCCCTCTTCCGGATCGAGTTCGAGAACGACTCGGCGGGGGACCTCACCACCGGCGACGGCCGTTTCGATCTCTCCGACGGCCGGGACACGTGGCTCATCGACGCGCCCCCGCACGATTCGACCTACATGGACACGCACATGCAGGTCCTCGGTCGCTTTCTGTACGCTCAGTCCTACGGCAGGGTGAACCTGGAGTGGCGCATTTTCCCGGACGATCCGCGCGCCGCCTACCGCCTGGACGACACGGCGGACTATCTCCCCGCCGGGAGCCCGGGCTCGTGGACGATGCAGGATCAGACCGACCACTTGATCCAGTTCTGCGTCGACGCGATCCGCCTCGTGGACGACACGGACTCGAACGTGGTCTTCGCCGACTACGACGGCTTCATGCTGGTTCACGCCGGTCCGGATCTGCAGACCGACGTGAACGGCGACTCGCCCGGCGACATCCCCAGCTTTTTCCTCTCCTTCGGCGACGAGGACGAGATCTTCGTGGACAAGAGGTCGGAGGGGGACAGCCTGCGGGTGAACGGCGTGACGGTGGTTCCCGAGTACGCGAGCCAGGACGGTTTCTGGTTCGGTCTGAACGGCGTGATCGCCCACGAGATGGGGCACCAGCTCGGCCTGCCGGACCTGTACAACACCGCCTACAGCTGGCCCGCCATCGGTTATTGGGGGCTGATGGACAGCGGCGGCCTTCTCTCCATCGACGCGGGGGACGTGTATCTCGGCAGCGTGATCCCCGCGTCCTTCTGCGCCTGGTCGAAGGCCTATCTCGGATGGGTGCGACCGGAGGTGATCACCTCCTCCCGGGCGCTCCGCCTCGCCTGCGCCACCGATCTCGAGCCGGTAGAGGATCTCCCCCGCTACGCCGTCGTGCCGGTGAACGACAAGGAATACTACCTTCTCGAGAACCGGTGCGGTCTCGCCGAGGGCGCATTCGCCGCCAAGCTGGACACGGTGAACAACGTGATCCTCGGACCGGTCAGCGACGACGAGGAGGAACGCTTCACCTACGATTACGACTACGCCCTCCCCGGGTGGGGGCTGCTCGTTTGGCACATCAACGAAAGAAAGCTCGATCCGGAAAGCCTCTTCTGGACGAACGACGTGAACGTGGACTACTTCGACCGCGGCGTGGAGCTGGAAGAAGCGGACGGCATCAAGGATCTGGGGAATCCCTACTCCGCCTACTGGGAGGGGAGCGCCTACGATCCCTACTACGAGGGAAACGCGGTCCGCTTCGGGCCGGACACGGCCCCCAACTCGAACCTGACCGACGGCGCCCCTTCGCTGGTGACCATCGACGGCGTCGGCCCGCCGGGACGGATCATCGACCTCACCCTGGAGCTGGGCCGCGCCGTGCCCGGTTGGCCGGTTCCTCTTCATGAGGACACCCTCGCCGTGATCCCCTCGGGGCTCGTCGCCGCCGCGACCGGAGCGGGGAACGCGATCGCCGCCTTCTGGTCGGTCGTCGACACGGCCGGCGTCGAGCACCCATGGCTCACCGTCGCCTCTCCGGGGGACACGAGCGGGCCGACGCTCCAGCGAGTCGCCGCGCCCGGGCCGCTCCGGGGACGCCCCGTCGCCGGCGATGCCGTGCCGGCGCTCCCCGGCGAGGAGATCCTCGCGATCCTCGGCGGCCGCGCCTATCGGATCGATCCCTCCGCGGAGGAGGTCCTGATCGACCTCGGTTCCTGCGGCGCCGCGGGCGTTCTCGCCGGACCGATTCTGCTGAACGTGACCGAGGACGAAGGGTTGGAGATGGTCCTCGCCGAGGGGGAGAGCCTGTCGGTATACGGCGTGGACGAGAACGCCGTCCGGGTCGTCCTTCGCGAGCACCTCCCTTACGGGATTCTCTCCAACCTGACCGCCCCGCGTATGGAGGACGGCACGCCGGTGGTGGTGTACGTGGCGGGCGATGGTGTGATCGATGTCGATACCTTGAATGGGGCGCCCGCCGCGAAACGTGGTCCCGCCGCCGTCGCGAAGAGGGAGGGGGGCGCGCCGCCGGTGACGGTGTTCGCCGCCGATCTGGACGGCGAGCCGGGGCAGGAGATCGTTTTCGTAACGGACTATGGGACCGTCGGCGCCCTCACCGGCGACGGGAGCGCCTATCTTCCCGGATGGCCCGATTCGGTGGAGGGAGGAACGACCGGGGAGCCCTTCCTCTGCGACCGGAACGGCGACGGGGAACCGGAGATCGCGATTCCCGCCGGGCCGCGGCTGGTCCTTCTCGAGAAGAACGGCGTCCTCGCCGAGGACACCCCCTACGGGATCCCCCCCTACCTCGACTTCGGCTACGATCTCGGCGGGAACGGAATCGCGGGCGCGATCGCCGGCGAGAACATCGTGGCCCCTCTCGTCGGGGACGGCGGCGGCCGGATCTGGCTCTGGGAGAAGAAGGAGAAGGCTTTCGAGGGATGGCCGGTTTCGACGGGGAGCGGCGCGTCGGCGGTGGTCGCGGCGGCGATCCCCGGCGCCGCGGAGACGGCTCTCTTCTCCCTGCCGGACGACGGCTTCCTCTACGCCTTCCCGGCGGCCGAGATCGATCTCGCCCGTCTCCTCTGGGCGGGTCCCGGCGGCGGGGGGGAGGGCCGCTTCTCCGCCCGCGACGAGGCGCTCGCCGAGCCGCATTCCCCGGGCGGCGGCGCGGCGATCGCCCGCGCTTACGTCTATCCCAATCCGGCGCGCGGCGAGGAGGCGACCGTTCGCTATCGCCTCACCGCCCCGGCCGACGTGACGGTACGGCTGCACGACCTGACCGGGGAAAGAGTTTCGGTTGTCCTTTCCGAACCGACCGGGTATTTTGGGGAGAACGAAGTCGTGATTCGCACCGGCGATCTCGCGAGCGGGCTCTACTTCGTCCGCGTCGAGGCCGGCTCGGAGGTGGAACTGGTGAAACTGGCGGTGCTCCGATGA